From Homalodisca vitripennis isolate AUS2020 chromosome 1, UT_GWSS_2.1, whole genome shotgun sequence, the proteins below share one genomic window:
- the LOC124366311 gene encoding tenascin-like, translating into MQLAELTWSIVGVVTVPSGGRWSVVTVPPGGRWLQIVGGDCVCRLQVVSSDCVCRLSVVGSDCISRLQIVGSDCVCRLQVVGSDCVCRLQIVGSDCVCILQVVGSDCVFRLQIVGSDCVCRLQVVGSDCLQAAVLQVVGSDCVSRLQIVGSDCVCRLQVVGSECVCRLQVVGSDCVCRLQIVGSDCVCRLQIVGSDCVCRLQVVSSDCVCRLQVVGSDCVSRLQIVGSDCVCRLQVVGSECVCRLQVVGSDCVCRLQIVGSDCVCRLQVVGSDCVCRLQVVGSDCVCRLQVVGSDCVRRLQVFGICF; encoded by the exons ATGCAGCTGGCTGAACTCACTTGGAGCATTGTTGGTGTAGTGACTGTGCCTTCAGGCGGCAGATGGTCGGTAGTGACTGTGCCTCCAGGCGGTAGATG GCTGCAGATAGTCGGTGGTGACTGTGTCTGCAGGCTGCAGGTAGTCAGTAGTGACTGTGTCTGCAGGTTGTCG GTAGTCGGTAGTGACTGTATCAGCAGGCTGCAGATAGTCGGTAGTGACTGTGTCTGCAGGTTGCAGGTAGTCGGTAGTGACTGTGTCTGCAGGCTGCAGATAGTCGGTAGTGACTGTGTCTGCATACTGCAGGTTGTCGGTAGTGACTGTGTTTTCAGGCTGCAGATAGTCGGTAGTGACTGTGTCTGCAGGCTGCAGGTAGTTGGTAGTGACTGTCTGCAGGCTGCAG TTTTGCAGGTAGTCGGTAGTGATTGTGTCAGCAGGCTGCAGATAGTCGGTAGTGACTGTGTCTGCAGACTGCAGGTAGTCGGTAGTGAATGTGTCTGCAGGTTGCAGGTAGTCGGTAGTGACTGTGTCTGCAGACTGCAGATAGTCGGTAGTGACTGTGTCTGCAGACTGCAGATAGTCGGTAGTGACTGTGTCTGCAGGTTGCAGGTAGTCAGTAGTGACTGTGTCTGCAGGCTGCAG GTAGTCGGTAGTGATTGTGTCAGCAGGCTGCAGATAGTCGGTAGTGACTGTGTCTGCAGACTGCAGGTAGTCGGTAGTGAATGTGTCTGCAGGTTGCAGGTAGTCGGTAGTGACTGTGTCTGCAGACTGCAGATAGTCGGTAGTGACTGTGTCTGCAGGCTGCAGGTAGTCGGTAGTGACTGTGTCTGCAGGCTGCAGGTAGTCGGTAGTGACTGCGTCTGCAGGCTGCAGGTAGTCGGTAGTGACTGCGTCCGCAGGCTGCAGGTTTTCGGTATTTGTTTTTGA